In bacterium, a single genomic region encodes these proteins:
- a CDS encoding DUF2723 domain-containing protein, whose protein sequence is MVSAAYLLGIPHPTGYPLFTIFGKLFITIIPFGNIAFRMNILSALFASLCVMMTYFITLKLSTRAPEQPTSTRIIPGIVASLTLAFSSTFWEQAVLAEKYTLNALFATLIIFILLKWQDSRLPTPDSRLLYLFSFVLGLSFTHHMQTSFLLPASIFFILAVSWKNKKRLKASGFWLKTFSFRTPHSPFRIFIKSLPQFCILHFAFCIFLFILPLTLWA, encoded by the coding sequence TTACCATCTTTGGAAAGCTTTTTATCACCATTATTCCCTTTGGAAACATTGCCTTCAGGATGAATATTTTATCTGCATTATTTGCCTCCCTTTGTGTAATGATGACATATTTTATCACCTTAAAACTGAGCACCAGAGCACCAGAGCAGCCTACTAGCACCAGAATAATTCCAGGTATTGTTGCCTCTCTGACCCTTGCCTTTTCCTCTACATTTTGGGAACAGGCTGTCCTTGCCGAGAAATATACCCTAAATGCCCTCTTTGCCACCTTAATTATCTTTATCCTCCTTAAATGGCAAGACTCCCGACTCCCGACTCCCGACTCCCGACTTCTTTATTTGTTTTCTTTTGTCTTGGGTTTATCCTTTACCCACCATATGCAGACATCATTTCTTTTACCGGCAAGCATTTTCTTTATCCTGGCTGTTTCTTGGAAAAACAAAAAAAGGCTCAAGGCTTCTGGCTTTTGGCTCAAAACTTTTTCATTCCGCACTCCGCACTCCCCATTCCGCATTTTCATAAAATCTTTACCACAATTTTGCATTTTGCATTTTGCATTTTGCATTTTTTTATTTATCTTGCCCCTTACTTTGTGGGCT